A single window of Hymenobacter sp. APR13 DNA harbors:
- a CDS encoding dihydrofolate reductase, which produces MVSFVVATAENNVIGHDNQLLWHLPDDLKHFKRLTQGHPVIMGRRTYDSIGRALPNRANIVITRQQDWQAPGCEVAYSVPAALEQAAQLDEEVFVIGGAEIYRQAMPAADTIYLTEVHHSFEGDTVFPELNHTEWREESRERHEADERHTYAFSFVTLRRR; this is translated from the coding sequence ATGGTATCCTTTGTAGTAGCTACGGCCGAAAACAACGTCATCGGGCATGATAACCAGCTGCTCTGGCACCTACCCGACGACCTCAAGCATTTCAAGCGCCTCACCCAGGGCCACCCCGTCATCATGGGCCGCCGCACCTACGACAGCATCGGGCGCGCCCTACCTAACCGCGCCAACATCGTCATTACCCGGCAGCAGGACTGGCAAGCGCCGGGCTGCGAAGTGGCGTATTCGGTGCCCGCCGCGCTGGAGCAGGCCGCCCAGCTCGATGAGGAAGTATTCGTGATTGGGGGCGCCGAAATCTACCGCCAGGCCATGCCGGCCGCCGACACCATCTACCTCACCGAAGTACACCATAGCTTCGAGGGCGACACCGTGTTTCCGGAGCTCAACCACACCGAGTGGCGCGAAGAGTCGCGCGAGCGGCACGAAGCCGACGAGCGGCACACCTACGCCTTTAGCTTCGTGACGCTGCGGCGGCGGTAG
- the fmt gene encoding methionyl-tRNA formyltransferase — translation MTPLRIIFMGTPEFAVPTLESLLTWDGCQVVAVVTAPDKPAGRGRQLQGSAVKQAAEAHNLPVLQPTNLKSPEFQAELKGYAADLQVVVAFRMLPEAVWNMPPRGSINIHASLLPQYRGAAPINWALIHGETQTGVTSFFLRHEIDTGDLIFQDVVPIADEDDFGSLYEKLKLAGAALALRSVQAIAAGTAPSLPQQESAELRAAPKIQKETGRLDFNESAPALANRVRGLSPIPTAFTQLPDGRTLKVFRAQPFDDEEASGPDTGGIGTWHTDGRTYLRVQTGSGLLSLLDVQLEGKKRMPVQEFLRGFNAASLSV, via the coding sequence ATGACTCCCCTCCGCATCATCTTCATGGGCACGCCGGAATTTGCCGTTCCGACGCTGGAAAGCCTGCTAACCTGGGACGGCTGCCAAGTGGTAGCCGTCGTGACGGCGCCCGACAAGCCGGCCGGGCGCGGCCGGCAGCTGCAGGGCTCGGCCGTGAAGCAGGCCGCCGAAGCGCATAACCTGCCCGTGCTGCAGCCCACCAACCTGAAGTCGCCGGAGTTTCAGGCGGAGCTGAAGGGCTACGCGGCCGATTTGCAGGTGGTGGTGGCTTTCCGGATGCTGCCCGAGGCTGTCTGGAACATGCCGCCGCGGGGCAGCATCAACATTCACGCCTCGCTGCTGCCGCAGTACCGCGGGGCGGCGCCCATCAACTGGGCCCTCATCCACGGCGAAACCCAGACCGGCGTCACGTCCTTTTTCCTGCGCCACGAAATAGATACCGGCGACCTGATTTTCCAGGACGTGGTACCAATTGCCGACGAGGACGACTTCGGCTCGCTCTACGAGAAGCTGAAGTTGGCCGGCGCAGCCCTGGCGCTACGCTCGGTGCAGGCCATTGCGGCCGGCACGGCACCCAGCCTGCCCCAGCAGGAAAGCGCGGAGCTGCGCGCCGCCCCCAAAATCCAGAAGGAAACCGGCCGACTGGATTTCAACGAGTCGGCGCCGGCGCTGGCCAACCGCGTGCGGGGCCTCTCCCCCATCCCCACGGCCTTCACCCAGCTGCCTGACGGCCGCACGCTCAAGGTGTTCCGCGCCCAGCCCTTCGACGACGAGGAAGCCAGCGGCCCCGATACGGGCGGCATCGGCACTTGGCACACCGACGGCCGCACTTACCTGCGCGTGCAAACCGGCAGCGGCCTGCTCAGCCTGCTCGACGTGCAGCTGGAAGGCAAAAAGCGCATGCCCGTGCAGGAGTTTCTGCGCGGGTTCAACGCGGCTTCTCTGTCAGTCTGA
- a CDS encoding exo-beta-N-acetylmuramidase NamZ domain-containing protein, whose product MPISNFSGLLSTALLLANCSATAPTQPVATAPVASPSATVVSAPQVLTEPAAGLRMGAAQFERYLPLLKGKRVGLVVNQTALVGRAFLLDTLLTQGVAVKAVFGPEHGFRGEAADGATIKDGKDARTGLPVRSLYGATKKPTPEMLADVDVLVFDIQDVGVRFYTFISTMHYVMEAAAEQGKEVIVLDRPNPNGWYVDGPVLEPQHRSFVGMHPIPVVHGLTVGELAKMINGEKWLAGGKQCRLTVVPVQGYTHATRYELPVRPSPNLPNAHSVSLYPTVCLFEGTDVSVGRGTDMPFEVIGAPTQPATRPFRFTPKPNTGSPTPPQNGKQCYGLDLRSSDNEVGFTVKYLLDFYQQSTAKDKFFGKYFEQLTGTSTIRQMIVAGKTEPEIRASWEPALGQYKAMRQKYLLYPER is encoded by the coding sequence ATGCCGATATCCAATTTCTCCGGGCTGCTGAGCACTGCGCTCCTGCTCGCCAACTGCAGCGCCACCGCGCCCACCCAGCCTGTCGCTACTGCGCCAGTTGCTTCCCCTTCTGCCACAGTGGTTTCGGCGCCGCAGGTGCTCACCGAGCCGGCCGCCGGCCTGCGCATGGGTGCCGCCCAGTTTGAGCGGTATCTGCCGCTGCTGAAGGGCAAGCGTGTGGGTTTGGTGGTGAACCAAACGGCGCTGGTGGGCCGCGCCTTCCTACTCGACACACTGCTCACCCAGGGCGTAGCGGTCAAGGCCGTATTCGGGCCCGAGCACGGCTTCCGGGGCGAGGCCGCCGACGGCGCCACCATCAAGGACGGCAAAGACGCCCGAACCGGCCTGCCGGTACGCAGCCTCTACGGCGCCACCAAAAAGCCCACGCCCGAAATGCTGGCCGACGTGGACGTGCTGGTATTCGACATTCAGGACGTGGGCGTGCGGTTCTACACCTTCATCAGCACCATGCACTATGTAATGGAGGCGGCCGCCGAGCAGGGTAAAGAGGTGATTGTGCTGGACCGCCCCAACCCCAACGGCTGGTACGTAGACGGGCCGGTGCTGGAGCCGCAACACAGGTCGTTTGTGGGCATGCACCCCATTCCGGTGGTGCACGGCCTTACGGTGGGCGAGCTGGCCAAGATGATCAACGGCGAAAAGTGGCTGGCCGGCGGCAAGCAATGCCGCCTGACGGTGGTGCCCGTGCAGGGCTACACCCACGCCACCCGCTACGAGCTGCCGGTGCGCCCCTCCCCTAACCTGCCCAACGCTCATTCCGTGAGCCTCTACCCCACCGTCTGCCTGTTTGAGGGCACCGACGTGAGCGTGGGCCGGGGCACCGATATGCCGTTTGAGGTGATTGGAGCGCCTACCCAGCCCGCCACGCGCCCGTTCCGCTTCACGCCCAAGCCCAACACCGGCTCGCCCACGCCGCCCCAGAACGGCAAGCAGTGCTACGGCCTCGACCTGCGCAGCTCCGACAACGAGGTGGGCTTCACGGTGAAGTATCTGCTCGATTTCTACCAGCAAAGCACCGCCAAAGACAAGTTCTTCGGCAAGTACTTCGAGCAGCTGACCGGCACTTCCACCATTCGCCAGATGATTGTGGCCGGCAAGACGGAGCCGGAAATCCGGGCTTCGTGGGAGCCGGCGCTGGGACAGTACAAAGCCATGCGGCAGAAGTATCTGTTGTATCCGGAGAGGTAA
- a CDS encoding ABC transporter permease produces MTKIAIISIAMGVAVMIVSFAILEGFRNEIQSKIFSFGAHLQISKYDTNNSLEVEPIGGPRLVRDLHRFPQVQTIQPFARKTAIIKTKDEVLGVVLKGISEEDGKSPMRENLQSGKFLTFPDSTASNDILLSRKVADKLRLKVGDDALFYFIQNPPRVRKFTVKGIYQTGLDEFDDVYVIGDIRQIRELNAWPDSLVGGVEVVLKDFNRLDPVAENLYENLRYDLKLDKITDQYAQLFDWLQLLNRNVIIFLILIIFVATFNMVATIFIMILERTNMIGVLKAVGATDRQIRSMFFFRGLSLTLRGMLYGNLVGLGFCALQYYTHLIPLDPENYYMDRVPIFWDPKIIVILNAAVFATSLLAVLIPTYLISRIKPVTAIKFD; encoded by the coding sequence GTGACAAAGATAGCCATCATCAGCATTGCCATGGGCGTTGCGGTGATGATCGTGTCTTTTGCTATCCTCGAAGGATTTCGCAACGAAATCCAAAGCAAGATCTTTTCCTTTGGCGCGCACCTGCAGATCAGCAAGTACGACACCAACAATTCGCTGGAAGTGGAGCCCATCGGCGGGCCCCGCCTGGTGCGCGACCTGCACCGCTTTCCGCAGGTGCAGACCATTCAGCCTTTCGCCCGCAAAACGGCCATCATCAAAACCAAGGATGAGGTGCTGGGCGTGGTGCTGAAAGGCATTTCGGAGGAAGACGGCAAATCGCCGATGCGCGAAAACCTGCAGTCGGGCAAGTTTCTGACCTTCCCCGACTCAACGGCTTCCAACGACATTCTGCTTTCGCGCAAGGTGGCCGACAAGCTGCGCCTCAAGGTCGGCGACGACGCTCTGTTCTACTTCATCCAGAATCCGCCGCGGGTGCGCAAGTTCACCGTGAAGGGGATCTACCAGACCGGCCTCGACGAGTTCGACGATGTGTACGTCATCGGCGACATTCGCCAGATCCGGGAGCTGAACGCTTGGCCCGACTCCCTGGTAGGCGGCGTGGAAGTGGTGCTCAAGGACTTCAACCGCCTCGACCCCGTAGCCGAAAACCTCTACGAAAACCTGCGCTACGACCTCAAACTGGACAAAATCACGGACCAGTACGCGCAGCTCTTCGACTGGCTGCAGCTGCTCAACCGCAACGTCATCATCTTCCTGATTCTGATCATTTTTGTGGCCACGTTCAACATGGTGGCCACCATCTTCATCATGATTCTTGAGCGCACCAATATGATTGGGGTACTGAAGGCCGTGGGTGCCACCGACCGCCAGATCCGGAGCATGTTCTTCTTCCGGGGCCTGAGTCTGACGCTGCGCGGCATGCTCTACGGCAACCTGGTGGGGCTGGGCTTCTGCGCCCTGCAGTACTACACCCACCTCATCCCGCTCGACCCCGAGAACTATTACATGGACCGGGTGCCGATTTTCTGGGACCCTAAAATCATCGTCATCCTCAACGCCGCCGTGTTTGCCACCTCGTTGCTGGCCGTGCTGATTCCTACTTACCTAATCTCCCGCATCAAGCCTGTCACGGCTATCAAGTTCGACTAA
- a CDS encoding peptidoglycan DD-metalloendopeptidase family protein yields the protein MLADLLERHQHEFHPVLPVDLNAADVARLDFTAHNPVVRDADLRDTTAFETLVTQLLADQNAHIGVGGYLENRVIYRRSPGLFGDPAVPARSLHLGVDVWLRAGTPVLAPLDATVHSVQDNDNFGDYGPTVILQHTLEDTTFYTLYGHLSRRETALLRPGMAIEKGQTFTEVGPAPENGDWPPHLHFQVIADLQGRSGDFPGVALPEEREQWAALCPNPNLILQSRWL from the coding sequence ATGCTTGCTGATCTGCTCGAACGCCACCAACACGAATTCCACCCCGTTCTGCCCGTCGACCTGAATGCTGCCGACGTAGCCCGCCTCGACTTCACGGCCCACAACCCCGTGGTGCGCGACGCCGACCTGCGCGATACGACTGCCTTCGAGACGCTGGTAACGCAGCTGCTGGCCGACCAGAACGCGCATATCGGCGTGGGTGGCTACCTCGAAAACCGCGTCATCTACCGCCGCAGCCCCGGCCTGTTCGGCGACCCGGCCGTGCCTGCCCGCTCCCTGCATCTGGGCGTAGATGTATGGCTGCGCGCCGGCACGCCCGTGCTGGCCCCGCTGGATGCCACCGTGCACAGCGTGCAGGACAACGACAACTTCGGCGACTATGGCCCCACCGTCATCCTGCAGCACACCCTCGAAGACACCACGTTCTACACGCTCTACGGCCACCTGAGCCGCCGCGAAACCGCGCTGCTCCGCCCCGGCATGGCCATCGAAAAAGGCCAGACCTTCACCGAAGTCGGCCCCGCGCCCGAAAACGGCGACTGGCCGCCGCACCTGCACTTCCAGGTGATAGCCGACCTGCAGGGCCGCTCCGGCGACTTCCCCGGCGTGGCCTTGCCCGAGGAGCGCGAGCAGTGGGCTGCCCTATGCCCCAACCCAAACCTGATTCTGCAGAGCCGCTGGTTGTAA
- a CDS encoding ferredoxin--NADP reductase, translating to MSSTYLTLTVVELTQETNDAVTIHLEAPGRQPIASAPGQFLTLILPCGPGGKKERRAYSLSSTPSEAPRLSVTVKRVTGGLVSNYLLDTVRVGQQLEAMAPLGNFTLTPNPAAARSLVLVGAGSGITPLMSMLKAVLRDEPRSQVLLVYGNRNEASVIFGEQLRQLEAQSGGRLQVEHVYSQPTGPVAAHQHTGRLNRTMLLRILEQRHQAPPAQADYYLCGPDGMMAEAKSALELLGVPQAQIRRESFVAAADTQETAAAQPGGHGDVSDADDDGQLVTRNVTVNYEGTEYQFEVKPSQTILEAALDLDIDLPYSCQAGLCTACRGKCLSGKVHLDEREGLSDSEMKQGYVLVCVAHPLTRDVVIEID from the coding sequence ATGAGCAGTACGTACCTCACGCTTACCGTTGTTGAGCTCACCCAGGAAACCAACGACGCCGTTACCATTCACCTCGAAGCCCCCGGTCGTCAGCCCATTGCCAGCGCCCCCGGCCAGTTCCTGACCCTGATTCTGCCCTGCGGGCCGGGCGGCAAAAAGGAGCGCCGCGCCTACTCGCTCAGCAGCACGCCCAGCGAGGCGCCGCGCCTGTCCGTGACGGTGAAGCGCGTAACGGGCGGCCTCGTCAGCAACTACCTGCTCGACACGGTGCGCGTGGGCCAGCAGCTGGAGGCCATGGCCCCGCTCGGCAACTTCACGCTCACGCCCAACCCCGCTGCCGCCCGCTCGCTGGTGCTGGTAGGGGCCGGCTCGGGCATCACCCCGCTCATGAGCATGCTGAAAGCCGTGCTGCGCGACGAGCCCCGCAGCCAGGTGCTGCTGGTGTACGGCAACCGCAACGAGGCCTCGGTGATATTCGGAGAGCAGCTGCGCCAGCTGGAAGCCCAGAGCGGCGGCCGCCTGCAGGTGGAGCACGTGTACAGCCAGCCCACCGGCCCGGTGGCCGCCCACCAGCATACCGGCCGCCTCAACCGCACCATGCTGTTGCGCATTCTGGAGCAGCGCCACCAGGCCCCGCCCGCCCAGGCCGACTACTACCTCTGCGGCCCCGACGGCATGATGGCCGAAGCTAAATCGGCGCTGGAGCTGCTGGGCGTGCCCCAGGCCCAGATCCGGCGCGAGAGTTTCGTGGCCGCCGCAGACACGCAGGAAACCGCCGCCGCCCAGCCTGGCGGCCATGGCGACGTGTCGGACGCCGACGACGACGGCCAGCTCGTGACCCGCAACGTGACCGTGAACTACGAAGGCACCGAGTACCAGTTTGAGGTGAAGCCCAGCCAGACCATTCTGGAAGCCGCCCTCGACCTGGACATCGACCTGCCGTATTCGTGCCAGGCCGGCCTGTGCACGGCCTGCCGCGGTAAGTGTCTCTCGGGCAAAGTCCACCTGGATGAGCGCGAGGGCCTGTCGGACTCGGAGATGAAGCAGGGCTACGTGCTGGTGTGCGTGGCGCACCCGCTCACCCGCGACGTGGTTATCGAAATCGACTAG